A stretch of the Actinoalloteichus fjordicus genome encodes the following:
- a CDS encoding sterol desaturase family protein, whose amino-acid sequence MGLGSLAIPVSRSHQLCSQSSWQAPAWPGFSGGSKWMDNAMNIRPYVGRQASKTSRETAAEAAPPRPFLCYVTYPMLLLAMVLTGAAALHNGWDFGLVNFGFLVGTIAVLALLERLIPYEVDWHPSRSEWAWYGVYLVLTMLGAGLAQLPVAAIVGAVAVPESSLPIWLEIPFALLLGSLVSYWVHRISHNHPWLWRLHGVHHVPDKVNVANNGVNHVVDIALTQGLVQLGLALVGFSHPAVFLVGLFIVAQGYFVHANIDVRIGWLNHVVASPEQHRLHHSIDLDEAGHFSSDVSVWDRVFGSFTWYPGRVPVAVGLHDPDSFPKTSSLIATLLHPWRKQRESAAEGSAADAATASAESPKKTDSA is encoded by the coding sequence GTGGGTCTCGGCTCGCTGGCGATTCCCGTGTCGCGTTCGCACCAGTTGTGCTCACAATCGTCCTGGCAGGCGCCGGCCTGGCCGGGTTTCTCCGGTGGCTCGAAGTGGATGGACAATGCCATGAATATTCGTCCCTACGTCGGAAGACAGGCCTCGAAGACCAGTAGAGAAACGGCCGCAGAGGCGGCCCCTCCGCGGCCTTTTCTTTGCTATGTCACGTATCCGATGCTGCTCCTCGCAATGGTGCTCACCGGTGCGGCGGCGCTGCATAACGGGTGGGATTTCGGCCTGGTCAACTTCGGTTTCCTGGTCGGCACGATCGCTGTGCTCGCGTTGCTGGAGCGGCTGATCCCGTACGAGGTGGACTGGCATCCCAGCCGCAGCGAATGGGCGTGGTACGGCGTCTACCTGGTGCTCACCATGCTGGGTGCAGGCCTCGCGCAGCTCCCCGTCGCCGCCATCGTCGGTGCCGTCGCGGTTCCAGAGTCGAGCCTGCCGATCTGGTTGGAGATTCCGTTCGCGCTGCTCCTGGGCTCGTTGGTGAGCTACTGGGTGCACCGCATCTCCCACAACCACCCATGGCTGTGGCGCCTGCACGGCGTGCACCACGTCCCTGACAAGGTCAACGTCGCCAACAACGGCGTGAACCACGTCGTGGACATCGCGCTGACCCAGGGCCTGGTACAACTAGGGCTCGCACTCGTGGGATTCTCCCATCCGGCGGTGTTCCTGGTCGGTCTGTTCATCGTCGCCCAGGGCTATTTCGTGCATGCCAACATCGACGTTCGAATCGGCTGGCTGAATCACGTGGTGGCCAGCCCCGAGCAACACCGGCTGCATCACAGCATCGATCTGGATGAGGCAGGCCACTTCAGTTCCGACGTGTCGGTCTGGGACCGGGTGTTCGGCAGCTTCACCTGGTATCCCGGTCGAGTGCCGGTCGCGGTCGGCCTGCACGATCCGGATTCCTTCCCCAAGACGTCCTCGCTGATCGCCACCCTGCTGCATCCCTGGCGGAAGCAGCGGGAATCCGCCGCCGAAGGCAGTGCCGCAGACGCGGCCACCGCATCGGCTGAATCTCCAAAGAAGACCGACTCGGCCTGA
- a CDS encoding alpha/beta fold hydrolase produces MSDAVVEDDRFVTAGDVELWTRSSGDPAHPTILLIAGDCQSGLEWPDEFVELLTSAGLRVLRYDHRDTGLSTVRDFAEHPYDFDDLASDAVAVLDGWGVDAAYVVGFGMGAVLGQLLAVDHRRRLAGMTLVGAFSLGVDFFGNWDRALTGEPTLDGLPTPHRWFVESVLDPQPGAPGRAAELDGIVDHWKALAGTELPFDEVAFRRAQARVLDHVGPTRPPEVHPHGLIEQPLTERGAELAGITTPTLVIQGPLDPISPPPHGRHLAEVIPDARFAEIPGMGHALPAAVHQPLASAIIAHVVDRTNRSVGAEPGSTR; encoded by the coding sequence ATGAGCGATGCCGTCGTGGAAGACGACCGGTTCGTCACCGCCGGAGACGTCGAGCTGTGGACTCGCAGCTCGGGCGATCCGGCGCACCCCACCATCCTGTTGATCGCGGGGGACTGCCAGTCGGGCCTGGAATGGCCGGACGAGTTCGTCGAGCTGTTGACCTCGGCGGGGCTGCGGGTTCTGCGGTATGACCACCGGGACACCGGACTGTCCACCGTCCGCGACTTCGCCGAGCATCCCTACGACTTCGACGACCTGGCCTCCGATGCCGTCGCTGTTCTCGACGGCTGGGGCGTCGATGCCGCCTACGTCGTCGGCTTCGGCATGGGGGCTGTCCTCGGGCAGTTGCTCGCCGTGGACCACCGACGTCGACTGGCCGGGATGACGCTCGTCGGCGCCTTCTCGCTGGGGGTCGACTTCTTCGGCAACTGGGATCGGGCCTTGACGGGCGAGCCCACCCTGGACGGACTGCCCACACCGCATCGCTGGTTCGTCGAGTCGGTGCTCGATCCGCAGCCCGGCGCGCCGGGCCGGGCTGCGGAACTGGACGGGATCGTCGACCACTGGAAGGCCTTGGCGGGTACGGAGCTGCCGTTCGACGAGGTCGCGTTTCGTCGTGCGCAGGCCAGAGTGCTCGATCACGTCGGGCCGACTCGGCCGCCGGAGGTGCACCCGCACGGCTTGATCGAGCAGCCGCTCACCGAACGGGGCGCGGAACTGGCGGGGATCACCACGCCCACGCTGGTGATCCAGGGGCCGCTGGACCCGATCAGCCCGCCGCCGCACGGCAGGCACCTGGCGGAGGTGATCCCCGATGCGCGGTTCGCGGAGATCCCCGGCATGGGCCATGCGCTGCCCGCGGCGGTGCATCAGCCGTTGGCGAGCGCGATCATCGCGCATGTCGTCGATCGAACGAATCGATCGGTCGGAGCGGAACCGGGGTCGACACGGTGA
- a CDS encoding NAD(P)H-binding protein translates to MRIVVTGATGTVGRRVVARLLAAGVEVRAVTRQPEAAALPAGVEVVAGDLERPETLDQVFVGADRVYLFPAAAPVADEVVQRIRLAGVRRIVVLSGTTADDPDEAGGEDYRLVERAVERSGLEWTHVRPGMFAGNARDWAESIRAEGVVRLVYGDVAQAPVHEDDIAEVAVAALLTDGHVGARYPLSGPESLTKFEQVQAIGRALGRELTVEELTPEQWREAMAEELPEEVTEWLLDLWAKRVGRPEPVLSTVEQVTGRPARTLEEWAIDHAEDFR, encoded by the coding sequence GTGCGGATCGTGGTGACCGGTGCGACCGGGACCGTCGGCAGGCGGGTTGTCGCGAGGCTGTTGGCGGCAGGCGTCGAGGTGCGGGCGGTGACCAGGCAGCCCGAGGCGGCGGCGCTGCCCGCAGGCGTCGAGGTCGTGGCGGGCGACCTGGAACGACCGGAGACCTTGGATCAGGTGTTCGTCGGCGCCGACCGGGTGTACCTGTTCCCGGCTGCGGCTCCGGTGGCGGACGAGGTGGTGCAGCGGATTCGGCTGGCGGGGGTGCGGCGGATCGTCGTGCTCTCCGGCACGACCGCCGACGACCCCGATGAGGCGGGCGGCGAGGACTATCGCCTGGTCGAGCGAGCGGTGGAGCGGTCCGGCCTGGAGTGGACCCACGTGCGGCCGGGCATGTTCGCGGGTAACGCCAGGGACTGGGCCGAGTCCATTCGAGCGGAGGGGGTGGTGCGGCTCGTCTACGGCGACGTGGCACAGGCACCGGTTCATGAGGACGACATCGCCGAGGTCGCCGTGGCGGCCCTGCTCACCGACGGCCACGTCGGCGCGAGGTACCCGCTGTCCGGACCGGAGTCGTTGACCAAATTCGAGCAGGTGCAGGCCATCGGCAGGGCTCTCGGCCGGGAGCTGACGGTGGAGGAGCTGACCCCGGAGCAGTGGCGGGAGGCGATGGCCGAGGAACTGCCCGAGGAGGTGACCGAGTGGCTGCTCGATCTCTGGGCCAAGCGGGTGGGCAGGCCCGAGCCGGTGCTGTCGACCGTCGAGCAGGTCACCGGCAGACCCGCCCGCACCCTCGAAGAGTGGGCGATCGACCACGCGGAGGACTTCCGATGA
- a CDS encoding tachylectin-related carbohydrate-binding protein, whose product MRERRSSRMSVLAVGILAMSLLAGLPALAASPATEEEPILECHTFARFYTADPNGDVYHSAHSDPIGGATRWNVAVGAIGNSVDGRMLAGPAGLLYEIKSDGLLQMYRRGDSGWEQWEDGGFSRDFQTTLGGYTSTAWRNRITVDSTGDFYFIRGNNQLYRATLDDETRELRQQSIDADWSRFDLITAAGPGVLYARESDGTLYRYQYDAATEQWTDQGTWMADGWERFAQAASPGGDVLYAVDTESGQLHWQRFLPYSDDTIESRIVSRSTWTERSIAITSDSCAWTGTSATT is encoded by the coding sequence GTGCGAGAACGTCGCAGTTCGAGAATGTCGGTGCTGGCCGTCGGCATTCTGGCGATGTCCCTGCTGGCAGGGCTGCCTGCCCTGGCAGCGTCGCCCGCCACGGAGGAGGAGCCGATCCTGGAGTGCCACACGTTCGCACGGTTCTACACCGCTGATCCGAACGGCGACGTCTACCACAGTGCGCACAGCGACCCGATCGGCGGCGCGACTCGTTGGAATGTCGCCGTGGGGGCGATCGGAAACAGCGTCGACGGCCGAATGCTCGCCGGCCCGGCGGGCCTGCTCTACGAGATCAAGAGCGACGGACTACTGCAGATGTACCGGCGCGGCGACTCCGGTTGGGAACAGTGGGAGGACGGCGGTTTTTCGCGCGATTTCCAGACCACCTTGGGCGGCTACACCAGCACGGCCTGGCGAAATCGAATCACCGTCGACTCGACCGGCGACTTCTACTTCATTCGCGGAAACAATCAGCTGTACCGCGCGACCCTCGATGACGAGACCCGCGAACTGCGGCAGCAATCGATCGACGCCGACTGGAGCCGGTTCGACCTGATCACCGCCGCCGGGCCGGGCGTGCTCTACGCACGCGAGTCGGACGGAACGCTGTACCGCTACCAGTACGACGCGGCGACGGAGCAGTGGACCGACCAGGGCACCTGGATGGCGGACGGCTGGGAGCGGTTCGCCCAGGCGGCCTCGCCCGGCGGTGACGTCCTCTACGCCGTCGACACCGAGAGCGGGCAGTTGCACTGGCAGCGCTTCCTCCCGTACTCGGATGACACGATCGAGTCGAGGATCGTCTCCCGAAGCACGTGGACGGAGCGCAGTATCGCGATCACGAGCGACTCCTGTGCCTGGACGGGGACCTCCGCGACGACATGA
- a CDS encoding dienelactone hydrolase family protein — translation MAVSVPVSISTSAGTLAGDLTVGEGAQGIVVFAHGSGSSRHSPRNRAVAGVLHDRRLATLRLDLLTEEEALRDERTGELRFDIPLLAERVADAAAWIRADSTNRLPLGLFGASTGAAAALVAAAGLSEVRAVVSRGGRPDLAGLAALREVRAPTLLIVGGRDEQVLTLNRQASAELSAPHRIEVVADAGHLFEEDGAMDEVARLAADWFRRHLAG, via the coding sequence ATGGCGGTATCGGTGCCGGTGTCCATCTCCACATCCGCAGGCACCCTGGCAGGCGATCTGACCGTCGGAGAGGGCGCGCAGGGGATCGTCGTGTTCGCCCACGGTTCAGGCAGCTCGCGGCACAGTCCGCGTAATCGTGCGGTGGCCGGCGTGCTGCACGATCGGCGGCTGGCCACCCTGCGCCTCGATCTGCTGACGGAGGAGGAGGCACTGCGCGACGAGCGGACCGGCGAGCTGCGCTTCGACATCCCGTTGTTGGCCGAGCGGGTCGCCGACGCGGCGGCCTGGATTCGCGCCGACTCGACGAACAGGCTGCCCCTCGGGCTCTTCGGTGCGAGCACGGGAGCGGCTGCGGCGCTGGTGGCTGCCGCCGGGCTCTCCGAGGTCCGGGCCGTGGTGTCCAGGGGCGGCCGTCCCGACCTCGCAGGCCTGGCGGCCTTGCGCGAGGTGCGCGCCCCCACGTTGCTGATCGTCGGCGGTCGCGACGAACAGGTGCTCACGCTCAACCGGCAGGCCTCGGCGGAACTCTCCGCCCCCCATCGCATCGAGGTCGTCGCCGACGCCGGTCATCTGTTCGAGGAGGACGGCGCCATGGACGAGGTGGCGCGGTTGGCGGCCGACTGGTTCCGCAGGCACCTGGCGGGCTGA
- a CDS encoding mycothiol transferase: MTSERSARLLTDAFDRIRDLVAENVAGLSADQLSARLDSESNSISWLLWHLTRVQDDHVAELAGVEQVWTDEGWFDRFGLPFGPTDTGYGQTGREVGVVCVDSPDLLTGYHDAVHAMTTRYLAGLADEDFDRIVDDTWDPPVTLCTRLVSVVADDLQHAGQASFLRGVLERQAEETGEDA; this comes from the coding sequence GTGACCTCGGAGAGAAGCGCCCGTCTGTTGACCGATGCCTTCGACCGGATCCGCGATCTGGTCGCGGAGAACGTAGCCGGGCTGAGCGCCGATCAGCTCTCGGCTCGGCTGGACAGTGAATCGAACTCGATCTCCTGGCTGTTGTGGCACCTGACGCGCGTGCAGGACGACCACGTGGCGGAACTCGCGGGCGTCGAACAGGTCTGGACGGACGAGGGCTGGTTCGACCGGTTCGGCCTGCCGTTCGGCCCGACGGACACCGGATACGGACAGACCGGACGAGAGGTCGGGGTCGTCTGCGTCGATTCGCCGGATCTGTTGACCGGGTACCACGACGCGGTCCATGCGATGACCACGCGGTACCTGGCAGGCCTTGCCGATGAGGACTTCGACCGGATCGTCGATGACACCTGGGACCCGCCGGTGACGCTGTGCACCAGGCTGGTGAGCGTGGTGGCCGACGATCTGCAACATGCCGGCCAGGCCTCCTTCCTTCGCGGTGTGCTGGAACGGCAGGCCGAGGAGACCGGCGAGGACGCCTGA
- a CDS encoding lytic polysaccharide monooxygenase auxiliary activity family 9 protein yields MSSLTRARNPLAARAVAIASAVLLLLAGVFTGTSSAHGSVIDPPSRNFGCHDRWGTDHLNPDMATEDPMCWQAWQDNPNAMWNWNGLYRENVGGNHQAAIPDGQLCSGGRAEGGRYNSMDAVGDWAAADISNDFSVHLYDQASHGADYFQVYVTRQGFDPLTESLGWGDLELVEETGSYPPATDITFDVSAPGRTGRHIVYTIWQASHMDQSYYICSDVRFTG; encoded by the coding sequence ATGTCTTCTCTCACGCGTGCCCGAAATCCGCTGGCCGCTCGGGCGGTCGCCATCGCATCGGCAGTACTGCTGCTGCTTGCGGGCGTGTTCACCGGGACCTCCTCGGCCCACGGTTCGGTGATCGACCCGCCGTCGCGGAACTTCGGCTGTCACGACCGCTGGGGTACCGACCACCTCAACCCCGACATGGCCACCGAAGACCCGATGTGCTGGCAGGCCTGGCAGGACAATCCGAACGCGATGTGGAACTGGAACGGCCTCTACCGGGAGAACGTCGGCGGCAATCACCAGGCGGCCATCCCGGACGGGCAGCTCTGCAGCGGCGGCCGCGCCGAGGGCGGGCGGTACAACTCGATGGACGCCGTGGGCGACTGGGCAGCCGCCGACATCTCCAACGACTTCTCGGTGCACCTGTACGACCAGGCCTCCCACGGCGCCGACTACTTCCAGGTCTACGTCACCAGGCAGGGCTTCGACCCGCTGACCGAGAGCCTCGGCTGGGGCGATCTGGAGCTGGTCGAGGAGACCGGTTCCTACCCGCCCGCCACGGACATCACCTTCGACGTCAGCGCGCCGGGTCGCACCGGGCGCCACATCGTCTACACGATCTGGCAGGCCAGCCACATGGACCAGTCGTACTACATCTGCAGTGACGTGCGGTTCACCGGCTGA
- a CDS encoding DUF6314 family protein: MERTRWTAAVPPDGSAGSPRRKKAAVMTAVGQALPVADLPAYLLGRWRLEREILDVTGSRLGSVTGIAEVLDHDDRLGYTEQGELVLATYRGPVSRRLDYRLTGPGRAEVHFDHGGFFHEVDLRDGRWSTRHPCRDDDYQGCYHVVDEDRWRQRWTVTGPRKDHAIVTEFRRLG; the protein is encoded by the coding sequence GTGGAGCGAACTCGGTGGACTGCCGCCGTGCCGCCGGACGGCAGCGCGGGGTCGCCCAGACGGAAGAAGGCGGCGGTCATGACGGCGGTGGGACAGGCGCTTCCGGTGGCCGACCTGCCTGCCTATCTCCTCGGCCGGTGGCGGCTGGAGCGGGAGATCCTCGACGTCACGGGCTCTCGGCTGGGCAGCGTGACCGGCATCGCCGAGGTCCTGGACCACGATGATCGGCTCGGCTACACCGAACAGGGCGAACTGGTGCTCGCCACGTACCGAGGCCCGGTCAGTCGACGGCTGGACTACCGCCTCACCGGTCCAGGCCGGGCCGAGGTCCACTTCGACCACGGCGGGTTCTTCCACGAGGTGGATCTGCGAGACGGCCGCTGGAGTACTCGACACCCGTGCCGCGACGACGACTACCAGGGCTGCTACCACGTCGTGGACGAGGACCGCTGGCGGCAGAGGTGGACGGTGACCGGGCCGCGAAAGGACCATGCGATCGTCACCGAGTTCCGTCGTCTCGGCTGA
- the pip gene encoding prolyl aminopeptidase, whose product MTEHSPPIEPYDEGLLDVGDGNHLAWAVGGNPDGKPLLIVHGGPGSGRSRGLSRYCDPARYRVVLFDQRGCGQSTPHASDPATDMSVNTTDHLVADMERLREHLGIDRWLLFGGSWGSTLILAYAERHPSRVSEIVITGVTTTRRSEIDWLYRGVGRLFPQEWERFRDGVPEAARGGGVPELLAAYARLTADPDPTVRSRAAHDWITWEDTVISREPNGTPNAYSNRASDDLLAFVRICAHYFSHGAWLAEGVLLREAGRLAGIPGVLIHGRHDLGSPLDTAWELARNWPDAELIVVEDSGHTGSATMRTDLHRALDRFAARES is encoded by the coding sequence ATGACCGAGCACTCCCCGCCCATCGAGCCCTACGACGAGGGGCTGCTGGACGTCGGCGACGGCAACCACCTCGCCTGGGCGGTCGGCGGCAACCCGGACGGCAAGCCGCTCCTGATCGTGCACGGCGGTCCGGGATCGGGCCGCAGCCGGGGACTGAGCCGGTACTGCGATCCGGCACGCTATCGGGTCGTGCTGTTCGACCAGCGGGGATGCGGACAGAGCACTCCGCACGCGAGTGACCCGGCCACCGACATGAGCGTCAACACCACCGACCACCTGGTGGCCGACATGGAGCGGCTTCGCGAGCACCTCGGCATCGATCGATGGCTGCTCTTCGGCGGCTCCTGGGGATCGACCCTGATCCTCGCCTACGCCGAACGTCATCCGAGCCGGGTGTCCGAGATCGTCATCACCGGCGTCACCACGACGCGACGATCGGAGATCGACTGGCTGTACCGAGGCGTCGGGAGGCTGTTCCCCCAGGAGTGGGAACGGTTCCGCGACGGCGTTCCCGAGGCCGCCCGAGGTGGCGGGGTCCCCGAGCTGCTCGCGGCCTATGCCCGCCTGACGGCTGATCCGGACCCGACGGTGCGGTCCCGCGCGGCGCACGACTGGATCACGTGGGAGGACACCGTCATCTCGCGAGAGCCCAACGGCACCCCCAACGCCTACAGCAACCGAGCTTCGGACGACCTGCTCGCCTTCGTCCGGATCTGTGCGCACTACTTCTCCCACGGAGCCTGGCTGGCCGAGGGGGTGCTCCTGCGCGAGGCAGGGCGACTGGCAGGCATCCCCGGCGTGTTGATCCACGGCAGGCATGACCTCGGGTCGCCCCTGGACACCGCGTGGGAACTCGCCCGCAACTGGCCGGACGCCGAGTTGATCGTCGTCGAGGACTCCGGACACACCGGCAGCGCCACGATGCGCACGGACCTCCACCGCGCACTGGACCGGTTCGCGGCGCGCGAGTCGTGA
- a CDS encoding MarR family winged helix-turn-helix transcriptional regulator encodes MTEGTDTTGPELLGTRLRHLLELMEGDVAAVYADLGLADFRPRYTPIVWAVAASGGSSIRDLAAAVGVTHSAASQTVAQMAEDGLVVLTPGSDARTRIVGLTPKAERLLPRLRTEWQATTTAARALDAELSAPLSALVDEAIAAVRRRPMRQRIADVAPDLIAQHRDDRP; translated from the coding sequence ATGACGGAAGGCACCGACACCACCGGACCCGAGTTGCTCGGCACGCGGCTGCGCCACCTGCTGGAGCTGATGGAGGGTGACGTGGCGGCGGTGTACGCCGATCTCGGACTGGCCGACTTCCGCCCGCGATACACCCCGATCGTCTGGGCCGTCGCCGCCTCGGGCGGGAGTTCCATTCGCGATCTCGCCGCCGCCGTGGGCGTCACGCATTCGGCGGCCAGCCAGACCGTCGCGCAGATGGCCGAGGACGGACTGGTCGTGTTGACGCCCGGCTCCGACGCCAGGACACGCATCGTCGGACTGACGCCCAAGGCGGAACGACTGCTGCCCCGGCTCCGGACGGAATGGCAGGCGACCACGACGGCGGCCCGTGCCCTGGACGCCGAACTCTCCGCACCGTTGAGCGCACTGGTCGACGAGGCCATCGCCGCCGTCCGTCGCAGGCCGATGCGACAGCGCATCGCCGACGTCGCGCCCGATCTCATCGCACAGCACCGCGACGACCGGCCCTGA
- a CDS encoding TetR/AcrR family transcriptional regulator has product MTDDARQGEPRRQARGQRRIEQILHASATVFAEHGYEGATTNAIAGAAGISPGSLYQYFKNKDDIARALADHYAERLQAFRSEVLATESAAGVTLSAAVERVVGPLVAFNLAHPGFKSLFARTDMPAPLRAAVAPVQQAIHGRVAALIGALVPGLDPAVLSRTVTVVIQIVRGMIPLIAEASPSEQAAMTAELQTVLVSYLETAGRAR; this is encoded by the coding sequence ATGACCGACGATGCGAGGCAGGGAGAGCCCCGTCGACAGGCCAGGGGGCAGCGGCGGATCGAGCAGATCCTGCACGCGTCGGCGACGGTGTTCGCCGAACACGGCTACGAGGGTGCGACCACCAACGCGATCGCCGGGGCGGCCGGGATCTCACCCGGATCGCTCTACCAGTACTTCAAGAACAAGGACGACATCGCGCGGGCGCTGGCCGACCACTACGCCGAGCGGCTCCAGGCGTTCCGGTCCGAGGTGCTCGCCACCGAGTCGGCGGCCGGGGTCACGCTGTCCGCCGCCGTCGAGCGCGTCGTCGGTCCGCTGGTCGCCTTCAACCTCGCGCATCCCGGTTTCAAGTCCCTGTTCGCCAGGACCGACATGCCCGCGCCGCTGCGGGCCGCCGTCGCCCCCGTGCAGCAGGCCATCCACGGTCGGGTCGCCGCGCTCATCGGGGCACTGGTGCCCGGACTGGACCCGGCCGTTCTGAGCCGGACCGTGACCGTCGTCATCCAGATCGTGCGCGGCATGATCCCGCTGATCGCCGAGGCGAGCCCGTCGGAACAGGCGGCCATGACGGCGGAGTTGCAGACCGTGCTCGTGTCCTATCTGGAGACCGCGGGCCGAGCCAGGTGA
- a CDS encoding MMPL family transporter, producing the protein MTTRFPKWVLAGAGLLFVLFAVLAAGTMDALALNRYEALNSESVAAREVLGDQFGTGSPNVAILVDATEGTVDDAEVAEIGRGITEALAANPDVGDAWSYWSPNAPETLASTDREHALVLAWVPGDADHVRGEVLPEIDETVVQSVDSPAAEVVLGGGDEIFRVVAGQAREDFLRAEMIILPLVALLLWAVYRRIAPALVTLGIGLFSVVGTLGILRVVTNFTEVSTFASNIALVLGIGLGVDYGLFVIYRFREELAAGRSVEVAVRRTAAGAGRTVIFSGLTVAASLAVLFVFPFPFLSSFAYAGIAVVATAILGAVVVLPAALALLGHRVVRKGPQRTGEEGFWHRTATRVMRRPVIAGGIGLVVLLALGAPALGINFGSPDDRIMSADQPVRTMYDTIRTDFATEDADAVQVVAANADEQALPAYAATLSEIPGVLRVDSAAGSFAEGDRIGEPGPDGAERFSDGTGTWLAVLPTGERLADDPIGLVADVRSTEAPFDVQVGGYPAELTDYRDGVVERLPLVLALILVVTFVVLFLMTGSVIAPLKASVLNLLSLSVMFGVLVWGFQEGALSGLLGFTTTGSIEPSIVLLMFCIAYGLSMDYEVFLLARIKEDYDRTGDLNGSVPRGIARSAPLVTAAAALLAVSFAVYATSEITFLQQLGIGMALAVIVDATLIRGVLVPAFMRLAGGANWWAPGPLRRLHDRIGLREDIPDEPGDAERAAQESRPTDTAPAR; encoded by the coding sequence TTGACAACGCGCTTCCCCAAGTGGGTGCTCGCAGGCGCCGGGCTGTTATTCGTGCTCTTCGCGGTGCTGGCGGCAGGCACGATGGACGCGCTCGCGCTGAACCGCTACGAGGCGTTGAACTCGGAGTCGGTCGCCGCCCGCGAGGTACTCGGCGATCAGTTCGGCACCGGCAGCCCGAACGTGGCGATCCTGGTGGACGCCACCGAAGGAACGGTCGACGACGCCGAGGTCGCCGAGATCGGGCGCGGGATCACCGAGGCGCTCGCCGCGAACCCCGACGTCGGCGACGCCTGGTCCTACTGGAGTCCGAACGCGCCGGAGACCCTCGCGAGCACGGACCGCGAGCATGCCCTCGTCCTGGCCTGGGTGCCCGGCGATGCCGACCACGTGCGCGGCGAGGTCCTGCCCGAGATCGACGAGACAGTCGTGCAGTCGGTCGACAGCCCGGCGGCGGAGGTCGTGCTCGGCGGCGGCGACGAGATCTTCCGCGTGGTCGCGGGGCAGGCCCGCGAGGACTTCCTCCGCGCCGAGATGATCATCCTGCCCCTGGTCGCGCTGCTGCTGTGGGCCGTGTACCGACGCATCGCCCCGGCCCTGGTCACCCTGGGCATCGGCCTGTTCTCCGTCGTGGGCACCCTGGGGATCCTGCGGGTGGTCACGAACTTCACCGAGGTCTCGACCTTCGCCTCCAACATCGCGCTGGTACTGGGCATCGGTCTCGGCGTCGACTACGGCCTCTTCGTCATCTACCGGTTCCGCGAGGAACTCGCGGCAGGCCGGTCCGTCGAGGTCGCCGTGCGCCGCACCGCAGCAGGCGCAGGCCGCACCGTCATCTTCAGCGGACTCACCGTCGCGGCCTCGCTGGCCGTGCTGTTCGTGTTCCCCTTCCCGTTCCTCTCCTCCTTCGCCTATGCGGGCATCGCCGTGGTCGCCACGGCGATCCTCGGCGCCGTCGTCGTGCTGCCCGCCGCGCTCGCCCTGCTCGGACACCGCGTCGTCCGCAAGGGCCCGCAACGCACCGGGGAAGAGGGCTTCTGGCACCGCACCGCGACCAGGGTGATGCGTCGTCCGGTCATCGCGGGCGGCATCGGCCTGGTGGTCCTGCTCGCGTTGGGCGCACCCGCGCTCGGCATCAACTTCGGCTCGCCCGACGACCGGATCATGTCGGCCGACCAGCCCGTCCGGACCATGTACGACACGATCCGCACGGACTTCGCGACCGAGGATGCCGACGCCGTCCAGGTCGTCGCGGCGAACGCCGACGAGCAGGCGCTGCCCGCCTACGCCGCCACGCTCTCCGAGATCCCCGGCGTGCTGCGCGTCGACTCCGCCGCGGGCAGCTTCGCCGAGGGCGACCGCATCGGCGAGCCGGGGCCCGACGGCGCCGAGCGCTTCAGCGACGGCACCGGCACCTGGCTGGCGGTGCTGCCCACCGGCGAGCGGCTGGCGGACGACCCGATCGGGCTGGTCGCCGACGTGCGATCCACCGAGGCGCCGTTCGACGTCCAGGTCGGCGGCTACCCCGCCGAGCTGACCGACTACCGCGACGGGGTCGTGGAACGGCTGCCGCTGGTCCTGGCGCTCATCCTCGTCGTCACCTTCGTCGTGCTCTTCCTGATGACGGGCAGCGTGATCGCGCCGCTCAAGGCCTCGGTGTTGAACCTGCTGTCGCTGTCGGTCATGTTCGGCGTGCTGGTGTGGGGCTTCCAGGAGGGCGCCCTGTCCGGGCTGCTCGGCTTCACCACCACCGGCTCGATCGAACCGAGCATCGTGCTGCTGATGTTCTGCATCGCGTACGGCCTGTCGATGGACTACGAGGTCTTCCTGCTCGCCAGGATCAAGGAGGACTACGACCGGACCGGCGACCTCAACGGGTCGGTGCCGCGCGGCATCGCCCGTTCCGCACCGCTGGTCACCGCCGCCGCCGCACTGCTGGCGGTCTCCTTCGCCGTCTACGCCACCAGCGAGATCACCTTCCTCCAGCAGTTGGGCATCGGCATGGCGCTGGCCGTCATCGTGGACGCGACCCTCATCCGGGGCGTCCTGGTTCCGGCCTTCATGCGCCTGGCGGGCGGGGCGAACTGGTGGGCACCCGGCCCGTTGCGTCGTCTGCACGACCGCATCGGTCTCCGGGAGGACATTCCCGACGAGCCGGGCGACGCGGAACGGGCCGCGCAGGAGTCCCGGCCGACCGACACCGCTCCGGCGCGCTAG